In the genome of Vicia villosa cultivar HV-30 ecotype Madison, WI linkage group LG7, Vvil1.0, whole genome shotgun sequence, one region contains:
- the LOC131618399 gene encoding probable carboxylesterase 8, which produces MAESSSSNQHSTIDPYKFLNINLNSNSSLTRYDIVPTVAASTDPNKSRSIHALSKDITLNTSTKTSIRLFLPHTPSPSGKLPLILYFHGGGFIQYHNSSHIFHHSCSIYTSNIPAVFASVDYRLSPEHRLPAAYEDAVESLLWLKSQAENPKESDPWIKNHVNFDNCFIMGLGAGANIAYFSALRTLDLDLSPLKIQGLILNCPLFGGVQRTKSELRLFDDHILPLPVADLMWSLALPEGADRDHVYCNPTVADEVYGEKIGRLPRCLVSGYDGVPPQPDSLVRYCGDPLVDKQREFVKILKARGVHVVECIMEHGFHAKEVFEPFMNYGMDLIEAVKKFVGS; this is translated from the coding sequence ATGGCAGAATCATCCTCTTCCAACCAACACTCCACCATTGATCCCTACAAATTTCTCAATATCAATCTCAACTCCAACAGTTCCTTAACAAGATACGACATTGTCCCCACCGTAGCAGCCTCAACCGATCCCAACAAATCCCGTAGCATACACGCTCTCTCCAAAGACATAACCTTAAACACCTCCACCAAAACCTCCATACGTCTCTTCCTCCCACACACCCCATCACCATCCGGAAAACTCCCCCTCATTCTATACTTCCATGGCGGCGGTTTCATCCAGTACCACAACTCCTCCCATATCTTCCACCACTCTTGTTCCATATACACTTCCAATATCCCCGCTGTTTTCGCTTCCGTTGACTACCGTCTCTCGCCGGAGCATCGTCTCCCCGCCGCCTACGAAGACGCCGTCGAATCCCTCCTCTGGCTCAAATCCCAAGCAGAAAATCCAAAAGAATCTGATCCATGGATAAAAAACCACGTAAACTTCGATAACTGTTTCATAATGGGACTCGGAGCTGGAGCTAACATCGCCTACTTTTCGGCTCTACGTACACTCGACCTCGATCTGTCACCTTTGAAAATCCAAGGGCTGATATTAAACTGTCCGTTATTCGGTGGGGTCCAGAGAACAAAATCTGAGCTTCGTTTATTCGACGATCATATACTACCCTTACCTGTGGCTGATCTCATGTGGAGCCTCGCTTTACCTGAGGGTGCAGATCGCGACCACGTGTACTGTAATCCGACGGTTGCAGATGAGGTGTATGGCGAGAAGATCGGACGGTTGCCGAGGTGTTTGGTTAGTGGGTACGACGGGGTTCCTCCTCAACCGGATTCTCTTGTGAGATACTGTGGGGATCCGTTGGTAGATAAACAAAGGGAGTTTGTGAAGATTTTGAAGGCACGTGGGGTGCACGTGGTGGAGTGTATTATGGAACATGGGTTTCATGCTAAGGAAGTGTTTGAACCTTttatgaattatggaatggatttgATTGAGGCCGTTAAAAAGTTTGTAGGTAGTTGA